From Hylaeus volcanicus isolate JK05 chromosome 2, UHH_iyHylVolc1.0_haploid, whole genome shotgun sequence, the proteins below share one genomic window:
- the LOC128873009 gene encoding sodium leak channel NALCN isoform X4, translating into MMLGRKQSLKGEPVLADYGPEESLNESADIEWVNKLWVRRLMRFCALVSLTSVCLNTPKTFEKIPPLQYVTFICDLVVTFLFTAEMIAKMHIRGILKRDKSYLKDHWCQFDGSMVVFLWLSVILQMFEMLGFVLKFSYVSILRAPRPLIMIRFLRVFLKFSMPKARINLIFKRSSQQIYNVTLFFLFFMSLYGLLGVQFFGELKNHCVLNTTDPKRITINSLAIPDTFCSTDPESGYQCPEGMTCMKLELSKYIMGFNGFDEFATSIFTVYQAASQEGWVFIMYRAIDSLPAWRPVLYFSTMIFFLAWLVKNVFIAVITETFNEIRVQFQQMWGVRGHISNSTASQILTGDDNGWKLVTLDENKHGGLASPVCHAVLRSPHFRMVVMCAILANGITTATMSFKHDEKPRHTYYDKYYYAEIAFTTFLDLETLFKIWCLGFRSYYKHSIHKFELLLAIGTTIHIIPFFYLSGFTYFQVLRVVRLIKASPMLEDFVYKIFGPGKKLGSLIIFTMCLLVISSSISMQLFCFLCDFTKFETFPEAFMSMFQILTQEAWVDVMDETMLRTHETMGPFVAVYFILYHLFVTLIVLSLFVAVILDNLELDEDIKKLKQLKFREQSAEIKETLPFRLRIFEKFPDSPQMTCLHKVPSDFSLPKVRESFMRQFVFEMENEENEGAKKINETFDSKMIYRKQRPVKILNNPPKVRNVVTNLKKAAVSYIINDSNNQRLLLGDSAMIPVPGKGLLKPQGTVNSAKQLRIDQKKSIRRSVRSGSIKLKQTYEHLMENGDIGGINRVSSSRSRPHDLDIKLLQAKRQQAEMRRNQREEDLRENHPFFDTPLFAVPRESKFRKICQSLVYARYDTNVKDPLTGKERKVQYKSLHNFLGLVTYLDWVMILATTMSCISMMFETPRYRVMEVPALQIAEYGFVIFMSIELALKILADGLFFTPKAYIKDVASVLDVFIYVVSLVFLCWMPKSVPANSGAQLLMILRCVRPLRIFTLVPHMRKVVYELCRGFKEILLVSTLLILLMFIFASYGVQLYGGRLARCNDPTILKRENCVGVFMRRVFVTKMKLRPGQNESYPSILVPRVWANPRRFNFDHIGDALMALFEVLSFKGWLDVRDVLIKALGPVHAIYIHIYIFLGCMIGLTLFVGVVIANYSENKGTALLTVDQRRWCDLKKRLKIAQPLHLPPRPDGKKFRAFIYDITQNIYFKRFIAVMVLINSALLCVSWRIEEEHTEALATVSTILTLIFLVEVIMKNIAFTPRGYWQSRRNRYDLLVTVVGVIWIVIHCTMKNDSSYLIGFMVVILRFFTITGKHTTLKMLMLTVGVSVCKSFFIIFGMFLLVFFYALAGTIIFGTVKYGEGIGRRANFESPVTGVAMLFRIVTGEDWNKIMHDCMIQPPYCTPAANYWETDCGNFHASLIYFCTFYVIITYIVLNLLVAIIMENFSLFYSNEEDALLSYADIRNFQNTWNVVDNHQKGVIPVKRFALGKVYLTAVERPTRDRSTKGSAALQAYVLRAGEVEQWRRSYFPRCY; encoded by the exons ATGATGCTGGGGCGCAAGCAGAGCCTCAAGGGGGAACCCGTCTTGGCCGATTACGGGCCAGAGGAGTCCCTCAATGAGAGCGCTGACATAGAGTGGGTGAAtaag CTGTGGGTTAGGAGGTTGATGAGGTTCTGCGCCCTGGTATCATTAACTTCAGTCTGCTTGAATACTCCAAAgacttttgaaaaaattccgCCTCTTCAGTATGTTACCTTCATTTGCGATTTAGTCGTCACGTTCTTATTTACCGCTGAAATGATTGCCAAGATGCATATCAGAGGTATACTGAAG AGGGACAAATCTTACTTGAAAGATCATTGGTGCCAATTCGATGGGAGTATGGTGGTCTTCCTCTGGTTGTCCgtaattttacaaatgttcGAAATGCTGGGcttcgttttaaaatttagttacgTTTCGATACTACGAGCACCACGACCCTTAATTATGATACGCTTCCTAAGAGTCTTCCTTAAGTTCTCCATGCCCAAAGCTAGGATTAatctaattttcaa ACGCTCGAGCCAACAAATATACAACGTGAccctcttctttcttttcttcatgTCTCTCTACGGTCTTCTAGGCGTCCAGTTCTTCGGTGAATTGAAAAACCATTGTGTTCTTAACACCACCGATCCAAAACGCATTACTATAAACAGTTTAGCGATTCCTGATACTTTCTGTTCGACTGATCCTGAATCTGGATACCAATGTCCAGAGGGGATGACCTGTATGAAGCTCGAGTTATCCAAGTACATCATGGGTTTCAATGGTTTCGACGAGTTTG CTACGAGTATTTTCACTGTTTATCAAGCCGCGTCGCAAGAAGGATGGGTTTTCATCATGTACCGTGCGATAGACAGTCTACCCGCTTGGCGTCCAGTTCTCTACTTCAGTacaatgatatttttcttaGCTTGGCTCGTGAAGAATGTCTTCATCGCAGTTATCACAGAGACGTTTAACGAAATACGAGTACAATTCCAGCAGATGTGGGGCGTGAGGGGACACATCAGCAACAGCACTGCGTCACAA ATACTGACGGGTGACGATAACGGTTGGAAATTGGTAACTCtagatgaaaataaacacgGAGGATTGGCCTCTCCCGTGTGTCACGCCGTCCTGAGATCTCCTCATTTTCGCATGGTAGTGATGTGCGCGATTCTGGCGAACGGCATCACCACCGCGACGATGAGCTTCAAACACGACGAAAAACCAAGGCACACGTATTACGACAAGTATTACTATGCCGAGATCGCGTTCACGACATTCTTGGACCTCGAAacgttattcaaaatttggtGCCTCGGATTCCGCAGTTATTACAAGCATTCGATTCACAAATTCGAGCTGCTGCTGGCAATTGGTACAACCATACACATCATTCCGTTCTTCTATCTTTCTGGATTCACGTATTTTCAG GTTCTCAGGGTAGTCAGACTCATCAAAGCATCCCCGATGTTGGAGGACTTCGTGTATAAGATATTCGGACCTGGAAAGAAATTGGGAAGCCTCATAATTTTTACCATGTGTCTACTCGTGATATCGTCTAGCATATCTATGCAGCTCTTCTGTTTTCTCTGCGACTTTACAAAATTTGAGACCTTCCCGGAG GCGTTCATGTCTATGTTTCAAATCCTGACGCAAGAAGCTTGGGTCGACGTAATGGATGAAACAATGCTCAGAACACATGAGACAATGGGCCCTTTCGTTGCCGTATACTTCATTTTATACCATCTATTCGTCACATTG ATCGTGTTAAGTCTGTTCGTTGCAGTCATCTTGGATAATCTTGAACTGGACGAGGatatcaaaaaattgaaacaattaaagTTCCGCGAGCAAAGCGCAGAGATAAAAGAAACCCTACCATTCAGATTGAGAATTTTTGAGAAGTTCCCTGATAGTCCTCAGATGACATGCTTGCACAAAGTACCGTCAGACTTCAGTCTTCCGAAG GTGCGCGAAAGCTTCATGCGACAATTTGTATTCGAAATggaaaacgaggaaaacgaAGGGgcgaaaaaaattaacgaaacgtttGATTCGAAAATGATATACAGAAAACAACGGCCAGtaaagattttaaataatccaCCGAAAGTAAGGAACGTTGTCACTAATCTTAAAAAAGCGGCTGTTAGTTACATTATAAA CGACTCCAATAATCAGAGGCTCCTATTAGGCGATTCTGCTATGATACCAGTACCAGGAAAAGGTCTTTTGAAGCCACAAGGTACCGTTAACAGTGCCAAGCAACTGCGCATCGATCAGAAAAA GTCGATCAGAAGAAGCGTTCGCAGCGGATCGATCAAGTTAAAGCAAACGTACGAACATCTGATGGAAAACGGTGATATCGGAGGTATAAACAGAGTCAGTTCTTCCCGCAGTAGACCACATGATTTGGATATTAAATTGCTACAAGCCAAAAGGCAGCAAGCGGAGATGCGAAG AAATCAACGCGAGGAGGACTTGCGCGAAAATCACCCATTTTTCGATACTCCGCTGTTCGCGGTGCCGCGTGAGAGTAAATTTCGCAAAATTTGTCAGTCTCTCGTTTACGCGAGGTACGACACGAACGTGAAAGATCCTTTAactggaaaagaaagaaaagttcaGTATAAAAGCCTACA CAACTTCCTTGGCTTGGTCACGTACCTTGATTGGGTAATGATCCTTGCTACGACGATGTCTTGCATCTCCATGATGTTCGAAACGCCTCGTTATCGTGTGATGGAAGTACCGGCATTGCAAATCGCCGAGTACGGTTTCGTTATCTTCATGAGTATCGAGCTAGCGCTTAAGATTTTGGCGGATGGATTGTTTTTCACGCCGAAGGCCTACATCAAAGATGTTGCCTCTGTCCTGGACGTTTTTATCTACGTC GTCAGTCTTGTATTTCTTTGCTGGATGCCGAAGAGCGTGCCAGCGAATTCTGGCGCGCAGCTTCTCATGATTCTACGATGCGTCAGACCGTTGAGGATCTTCACTCTTGTACCGCACATGAGAAAGGTCGTTTACGAGTTGTGTAGGGGCTTCAAAGAGATCTTACTG GTGTCTACTCTGTTGATCCTATTGATGTTCATATTTGCGAGTTACGGTGTACAGCTTTACGGGGGTAGATTGGCTCGGTGCAACGATCCGACCATCTTGAAACGGGAGAATTGCGTTGGTGTATTCATGCGGCGAGTATtcgtaacaaaaatgaaactacGACCGGGCCAAAATGAGAGCTACCCGTCTATATTGGTACCACGCGTTTG ggCCAATCCTAGGCGGTTTAACTTCGACCATATCGGTGACGCACTGATGGCGCTTTTCGAAGTACTCTCATTTAAAGGGTGGCTAGACGTTAGAGACGTTCTTATCAAAGCACTCGGGCCC GTCCACGCTATCTATATCCAcatctatatatttttgggtTGCATGATTGGTTTGACTTTGTTCGTTGGTGTCGTAATCGCCAATTACTCTGAAAACAAAGGAACCGCGTTACTCACAGTCGATCAAAGACGATG GTGCGATTTAAAGAAGCGACTGAAAATCGCTCAACCGTTGCACTTGCCACCCAGACCAGATGGGAAGAAATTCCGAGCCTTTATCTATGACATCACtcagaatatatattttaaaagattcatCGCGGTTATGGTACTCATAAACAGTGCTCTTCTGTGCGTTTCT TGGAGAATCGAGGAAGAACACACGGAAGCGCTCGCTACGGTTTCCACGATTCTGACACTGATCTTCCTCGTGGAAGTgatcatgaaaaatattgctttTACACCACGTGGCTATTGGCAGTCCAGAAGAAACAGATATGATTTGCTCGTGACAGTTGTGGGTGTTATTTGGATCGTCATTCATTGTACAATGAAG AACGATTCGTCGTACCTAATCGGCTTTATGGTCGTGATCCTTAGATTCTTCACCATCACTGGCAAACATACAACTCTGAAAATGTTGATGTTGACAGTCGGAGTGTCCGTTTgcaaaagtttctttattatatttggcATGTTTctccttgttttcttttacgcCCTAGCAGGCACGATCATTTTTGGAACAGTAAAGTATGGCGAAGGTATAGGAAG GCGTGCCAATTTTGAATCGCCCGTGACTGGCGTTGCTATGCTCTTTCGTATCGTCACTGGAGAGGATTGGAATAAGATAATGCACGATTGCATGATACAACCGCCGTATTGCACTCCGGCTGCTAATTATTGGGAGACCGATTGCGGGAATTTTCATGCTtccttaatttatttttgtactttttacgTCATTATCACTTACATTGTTTTAAATCTTCTGGTGG CTATTATCATGGAGAacttttctctattttattcgaacgaggAAGACGCGTTATTGTCGTACGCCGACATTAGAAATTTCCAAAACACCTGGAACGTCGTCGACAATCACCAAAAGGGTGTCATACCGGTGAAACGG TTTGCTTTAGGTAAAGTTTATCTTACGGCTGTTGAAAGGCCGACTAGAGACAGATCCACAAAAGGATCGGCTGCTCTTCAAGCATATGTGTTACGAGCTGGAGAAGTTGAACAATGGCGAAGAAGTTACTTTCCACGATGTTATTAA